A stretch of the Bordetella genomosp. 8 genome encodes the following:
- a CDS encoding 2-dehydropantoate 2-reductase, translating into MKILVVGAGAIGGYYGARLLEAGADVTFLVRPRRAALLRERGLRVYSALGDYTGSVRAVTRDALTAAYDLVLLSCKAYDLDDAVADIAPAMSGSAAILPFLNGMSVYDSLDQRYGRARVLGGVAYIATMLEADGAIRHFGANDVVQIGARAPGARGVAEAAYALFARSPGNRALAGEIDQALWNKWVMLASGALMNCLMRGTIADILATQDGRDLMVQAMRECSAVAAAEGHALSDDETQRLGARLLDDKSTWAASMMRDIAQQAPRLEADAIVGDMIVRAERHGIAVPLVRTAYCALQVYAGQRDTGDVAASLAR; encoded by the coding sequence ATGAAGATACTGGTTGTCGGCGCGGGCGCCATCGGCGGCTACTACGGCGCGCGTCTGCTGGAAGCAGGCGCGGACGTGACCTTCCTGGTGCGGCCGCGGCGCGCGGCATTGCTGCGCGAACGTGGGCTGCGCGTGTACAGCGCGTTGGGCGATTACACCGGCTCTGTGCGCGCCGTGACCCGCGACGCCCTGACCGCGGCCTACGATCTGGTCCTGCTCAGCTGCAAGGCCTATGACCTGGACGATGCCGTCGCCGATATCGCGCCCGCCATGAGCGGGTCCGCCGCCATCCTGCCTTTTTTGAACGGCATGTCGGTATACGACTCGCTGGACCAACGCTACGGACGCGCACGGGTACTGGGCGGCGTGGCCTACATCGCCACCATGCTGGAAGCGGATGGCGCGATCCGTCATTTCGGCGCCAACGACGTGGTGCAGATCGGGGCCCGCGCGCCGGGCGCGCGCGGCGTGGCGGAGGCGGCGTACGCCTTGTTCGCCCGTTCGCCCGGCAACCGCGCGCTGGCTGGCGAGATCGATCAGGCCTTGTGGAACAAATGGGTGATGCTGGCCTCGGGCGCCTTGATGAATTGCCTGATGCGCGGGACCATCGCCGACATACTCGCGACCCAGGATGGCCGCGACCTGATGGTGCAGGCGATGCGGGAATGCAGCGCGGTCGCCGCGGCGGAAGGCCACGCACTGTCCGACGACGAAACGCAGCGCCTGGGCGCCCGCTTGCTTGACGACAAGTCGACCTGGGCGGCGTCGATGATGCGCGACATCGCCCAGCAAGCGCCCAGACTGGAAGCGGACGCCATCGTTGGCGACATGATCGTGCGCGCCGAACGCCATGGCATCGCGGTGCCGCTCGTGCGCACGGCGTATTGCGCGCTGCAGGTCTACGCCGGGCAGCGCGACACCGGCGACGTGGCGGCAAGCCTGGCGCGTTGA